The following DNA comes from Crateriforma spongiae.
GTTGGCAGCCACGCTTTGGGCCGAAGCCGCGTGTCTGATTCGTGACGGCGTTATCAAGGACGTCAATGTGGTTGACGATGCCATGTGGGGCGGGCTGGGCTATCGAATGAGTCTTGATGATGACGCGAAACCCGTCGTCGACATGCCCACCGTCAACGGATCCGACCGCCAGTCATTCACGCGGCACTGCGATTCATTGGGGTGGGACATCCTGCGAACGCAGTGGTCCGGTGAAGATCCGATTCATGTGCCGGCATGGCTGGAACATCAATGCGAATCCGCTGTTGCCAACGGTCAAAGCCCACGTGACGTCTTGGTCACCAATCTGACGGCCAGCGATCACGTGCGGTGATCGTCCATCGGTCATGGGTGATGCGACCGTCGCGAATCAGATGAGCGTTGGGATAGCGACAAACGCTGGGACAAATGTGCCTGGGCAAAGCAACCAAGGGTTGGCCGATTGCAAAATCGGATCGGCGGTCGGTCCGAATCACCGCGTGTTCTTCGTTGTGTGCGACGATGGTTGCGTCGGCAATTGCGGGCAAGACGAAGCGGTCGGCGATCGCCATTTCCGATGCGACGGCTTTGGTGCCGATGTCCAAACAAAGCAGATCCGATCCTGGACGACTGACCACTCGCGTCAGCAATGCCGCGGCGATTTGGAAGTCCGCTTCGCTGTACTGTTCGGCATAGCCGATGTCCCACAGCACTGTCGTTCCAGGACTCAATCGCCAGCGCGTGTTGGTTCCGGTGTCTGCACCGCAGGTTGAACTGGTTTGAGCCGCCCAGAATTCAAAGTTGGGTGAACCGCCGACGATGATTGTTTCGGTGGGATGTCGATCCAGGTCGGACCGGATTTGATCCAGGATCACGCGAGCGGAATCATTTCGCTGTCGGCGACTGGCTTGGTGCAAATGGCCGTCATAGACGTGCAGTCCGGCGTAATGCAGTGATTTCGATGCGATGATGCGCGACCGTAATTGGTCCAATTCGTCTCCAAGGGGCACTCCGGTTCGGTGCATGCCAACGTCGACATCGATGTGGACATCCAGAACCATCTCGTTCGACTGAATCGTTGGTACCAACCGATCGATGCTTTCCAAGTTGTCGATGATCCCCGCAAAACGCGTTGCGGGATACTGTCGGGCCAGTCGAACCACCGCCTCGGCCTTGGGGCCAACCAGTGGATGCGCCAACAACACATCGGCCGCACGAGCCTCGGCGGCCATGGCGGCTTCGGCAACGGTGGACGCTTTGAAAGACCGGATGCCTCGGTCCACTTGCATTGCCGTGACATCACGCGACTTATGGGTTTTCACGTGAGGGCACAGGCGATCCACCTGGTCCGGTCCGCCCGCAACGTCGATCATGCGTTCCAGGTTCGCAGCAATCGCCTCGACATCCCACAACAATGCCGGCGTCGGCAAGTCGGACACCACCGATAGGTCTAGGCTTGACCAGCGGTCGCCACGCCACGATCGTTGCGGTTGGTAATTCATCGTGATTGACAAAGACTGAAAGAAGCGACGTGGCCGTGCCAAGTTCCGCACCGACCATTTTGGCGATCGACCCGTTTCATGGCGGCAGTCATCGCGTTTTCATACAGCAGGTACGCAAGCATAGCCGCTTCGACTGGCATGTGATGACCGACAAGCCCGTGCACTGGAAATGGCGAACCAGTCATTCACCGGTTTCTATGTCGAATTCGGCACGAGCATGGATCGATCAACATGGCCAACCCGACCTGGTGTTTTGCACCGACATGTTGGATTTGGCCGCGTGGGCCGGACTGATGCGGCATTCGTTATCCGCCGTCGTTCCGATCGTCGCCTACTTTCATGAAAGTCAGTTCACGTATCCGACGTCGCCCGATGCTAGGGTGGACCTGCACTACGCCTATCGCAACTTGTTGACCGCGCTGGCAGCGGATCAGTGCTGGTTCAATTCCGCCTTTCACCGCGACACATTCCTGCGAGAATCAGGCCGGTTGTTGGCTCAAATGCCCGACGGTCGCGGCGACTATGATTTGCAGGCGGTGGCGTCAAAGTGCCAAGTCATCTATCCGGGATTTGAGCCTCCCAATGGTGATGACTTGCCGCCCCGCCGAACATCCGATGATGGTCCGATAAGCATCGGGTGGGTGTCACGATGGGAACACGACAAACGTCCGGATCGGTTGTTGTCGCTGTGCCAGGAGCTGCAGTCGCGTGGGATTCCGTTTCGCTTGGTCTTGTTGGGCAGTCGGCCGGCCAGGGAACCGGAGTCGCTCCGGTGCATCCGTGTGTCGTATGGCCATTGCATCGAACACGACGGCTTTGCCGAATCATCGCAGGCGTATTGGTCGATGCTCGCAAAGATGGACGTCGTAGTGTCGACGGCGGACCATGAGTTTTTCGGCATCGCGATTTGCGAAGCGGTTTGGTCCGGTGC
Coding sequences within:
- a CDS encoding alanine racemase, which gives rise to MNYQPQRSWRGDRWSSLDLSVVSDLPTPALLWDVEAIAANLERMIDVAGGPDQVDRLCPHVKTHKSRDVTAMQVDRGIRSFKASTVAEAAMAAEARAADVLLAHPLVGPKAEAVVRLARQYPATRFAGIIDNLESIDRLVPTIQSNEMVLDVHIDVDVGMHRTGVPLGDELDQLRSRIIASKSLHYAGLHVYDGHLHQASRRQRNDSARVILDQIRSDLDRHPTETIIVGGSPNFEFWAAQTSSTCGADTGTNTRWRLSPGTTVLWDIGYAEQYSEADFQIAAALLTRVVSRPGSDLLCLDIGTKAVASEMAIADRFVLPAIADATIVAHNEEHAVIRTDRRSDFAIGQPLVALPRHICPSVCRYPNAHLIRDGRITHDRWTITARDRWPSDW
- a CDS encoding tRNA-queuosine alpha-mannosyltransferase domain-containing protein, with the protein product MPSSAPTILAIDPFHGGSHRVFIQQVRKHSRFDWHVMTDKPVHWKWRTSHSPVSMSNSARAWIDQHGQPDLVFCTDMLDLAAWAGLMRHSLSAVVPIVAYFHESQFTYPTSPDARVDLHYAYRNLLTALAADQCWFNSAFHRDTFLRESGRLLAQMPDGRGDYDLQAVASKCQVIYPGFEPPNGDDLPPRRTSDDGPISIGWVSRWEHDKRPDRLLSLCQELQSRGIPFRLVLLGSRPAREPESLRCIRVSYGHCIEHDGFAESSQAYWSMLAKMDVVVSTADHEFFGIAICEAVWSGAVPVLPDRLSYPELFPDACLYSTVDQAADLISRLTNVGFRQSKQTALRRQVERLQARHTVAELDKAIGRVIRSAIDDA